GCCGCGACCTCCTTCGTGTGCGGCCACGTGGAGTCGACATGTGGGTAGTCGGTCTCGAAGGTGGCGTTGTTCACCCCCACGGTCTCGATCGAATCGATGCCGTGCTTGTCACGGAAGAAGCAGCAGAACATCTGCCGGTAGTAGTACGTGGACGGCGGCTCAGGAATCAGATCCTTCACGCCGCCCCAGGCCCGGTGTTCCTCCCAGACGTCGTCGGCGCGCTCCAGGGCGTACGGAATCCACCCCATCTGCCCCTCGCTGTATGCGAGCTTGAGCCGCGGAAACTTCACCAGCACGCCGCTGAACAGGAAATCCATCATGGACGCCATGGCGTTGTTGAAGCTCAGGGAGGCCTGTACCGCGGGCGGCGCATCGGGGGAGGCTGCCGGCATCTGTGACGACGAGCCGATATGCATGTTCACGACCGTGCCGGTCTCCTCGCACGCGGCGAAGAAGGGATCCCAGTAGCCGGTGTGGATCGAGGGCAGCCCGAGGTATGTAGGGATCTCGCTGAAGGTCACGGCACGCACGCCACGGGCGGCATTGCGCCGGATCTCGGTGACCGCGAGCTCAACATCCCAAAGCGGAATCAAGCACAACGGAATCAGCCGGCCACCGCTGTCCCCGCACCACTCCTCAACCATCCAGTCGTTGTAAGCCCGGACGCATGCGAGTCCGACCTCCTTGTCCTTCGCCTCGGAGAAGGTCTGCCCGCAGAAGCGCGGGAAGGTGGGGAAGCAGAGCGATGCCTCAACGTGGTTGAGGTCCATGTCAGCCAGGCGCGCCTTCGGGTCCCAGCAGCCACGCCGCATCTGCTCCCGCGTGATGCCGTCGAGGGTCATCTCGTCCCGCGAGAAGCCAACGGCGGCGATGATGCGCTTGTACGGGAAGATCAGGCCCTCGTACTCCCACCAGTCGGTCAGCTGACCAGCTGGATCCGTCGTGAACCGGTACTTCCCACCCACGTACTCAAGCTCGCCGATCCCTGCTGTGAACGGCTTCGGGCCCTTGTCGCGGTGCCTCCTCGGAAGCCAGGTCTCGAAGAGATGCGCGGGCTCGATCACGTGATCGTCCACGCTGATGACCTTGGGGAGATCGCTGGTACTGCTCTCGTTGCTGATCATGTTGTACCCCCAGCTGTTCGCCGGTTCGACCGGCTTGAATCTGACGCCCCATCAGATTGAGACTATGGGCTCGCCTCGTCGACGACAAGGAGGAAGTGACGTCTTGCCCTCTTGCAGGATCAGGCAAGGTGCGATGAACTGACGAGTCGTCAGTTAAGCCTGAGGGGCGCAGCATGCAAACGATCTGGCTCACTGAGGCGGAGTGGTTCGCGATACTCCGCATCGGCCTCGGCCTGTGGTGGCTGGAGAGCTGGCGCCACAAGGACAAGAAGGACTGGTTCGCGGGCGGCGGTATCAGGTGGGCGTCAGGAATAGCCGACAAGCATCGGTGGCCGTTCGTGCGGAGGGGCTTCGATCTGGTCGTGAAGCCTCGCCCGCGCCTGATGGCGTACATCGTCGCCTACGCGGAACTGGCGCTCGGACTCGGACTCGTCGTTGGCTTCCTCACGCCGATTGCCTTGACCGCCAGCCTGGTTCTCAGCCTGATCTACCTCGTGTTGATGATCCACGACTGGGCAGAGCAGGGGCAGAACCTGATGATGGCCCTGATCTCGGCCGTCGGCCTGTTCGGCGCGTCATGGCGAAGCTGGGCGCTTGACGACACCTTTGGGCTATTCCTGCAGTAGGGGCGATTCGGAATAGGCAGTGGGTGAGTGGGCGCCAGTCTCCGTGGATACCGATTCGCCCGGAGCTGGCGTGCGTCGAGACAGCGCCGAGCGGGACGCGGTGCGTTTCTACATCCACCCCGCGTCCTTGGTCACCGCCCCGGCTGCGTCCGCCTTGGATGCTTCGATCGCAGCGTGGTTGGTGGCCTGGTGATCGTTCCGTCGCGGCCCCAGTTGCTGGTCATGTCCGACTGTGGCTGTAGGCGCGGGTTCGGCTTGGGGGAGATCTGAGACTGAAGATCCGAGTGGGTCGATCTCGGCGTTGCCGATTAACCGGGTCAATGTCTCTGGTTGTTCCTGGTCCGGCTGGATCACTTGTTCACCCAGTGGGGTGGCGGTGATTTGCCCGTCGTTGTTCTGGCTTGCGTTGCCCTGGTAAACCGATTCCACATGAGGCGGGAAGTCCTTCTCGTCGCCAAGGAGAAAGGGCGCACCTCTGTGGTGACGTGGTCTGCGGGCGTATTGGTCGAAGAGTCTCCGAATGCCGCGCCGGTTCAGGGTCTTATCCGTGCACTACGGCGCTGCGAGTACGAGGTACAAACCACCCGAGACTCTGGCGTTCTACAGACGGTCGAGTCGGGGGGACCTGTATTGCGCGTTACGCCTCACGACAATGACGACGCCTGTGGATATCAAGGCACCCACGCGGCGTACTCCCTGACGTGGGCCATCCCGATGCTTTGCCAGTTTCAGCAGCGGCTCGATGGTCTACTGCCGCAGGAGATTACTCAGATGGGAAGGGTATGTGCGCACTGTCAGAAGAGCATCAGGGGAGGAGATCAAGCTGTCCTCAACCCCGGATGCGTTCACCTGGCTTGGTGGGATCTGACTGTGGCGCAGACGCTTCGAGCGGAACCGACCCCGCCCGAGGACCTGTTGAGAGCGAGCGCCTTGGCAAAACAAGATGCCAAGATTCCGATGCCGGAACCCTACAAATGGGTTGAGCTAGCCGAGAGGGTTTACTTCTGGGAGGAAGCTCACCCCGCTCCGGAATTTGCCCCGGAAGAGGCACTGGCCCTGGCTGGAGTACGACGCCACCTGCTGCAAAACAGACTTAGCCATGCTGACGAAGATGTTCGGTGCTTGATGAAGGGCGCCCATGCCACTGGATCCGGGCCGACCAGACTTGCAGCTCTGTCTGGGGTGAGTCGGCGCACGATTCCGAGCTGGCTGGATGCCGCCTCCCTCGCGGCCTCGACCGTGGCTCGGTAAGGCCAACCAGTGGGCCGTCGTCTTGCTTGGTCACACCAGCAGCGGTGACTTCTCTTCAACGATTCCTGTACCTCACGGCCGTCGGCACTCGTAAGATCACCCAGTCATCTTTAGGAGTGCATCGGTGTCTGGGGGACAAGTTGGGGACCGGCGAGCAGCTCGTGACCATCGCGGCTGTGCTGTTGGGTGCGCTCACGACGCACCTGACGAACTACGCGATGGAACGGAACCGGAATCGGCAGGCGCTTCTGACCAGGTGGGACGGCTCCAAGCTCAGCGCGTACGAGAACTACGTTGACACCGTGCGGGCCTGCATCTTCCTCGCAGTGGAGCTCTACGAGGTCAAGAACGACCTCCGGACCAGTACGAAGACCGAGGCTGAGCTTCTTCTCGAACTGGGGCAGGCCGGACGTGAGCGAGGCCGGGCCTTCGAGCGCGTGATGCTGCTTGGCGGTGACGATGTCGTGGAGGCCGCTCACCAGCTGGCCTCGGCCGGTGCGCAGGTCGACTGGCAGGCCAAGGGGACGGCCGAAGGAACGTTGGACGACTGGCGGGAGCGGAACCGAGTCGTCTTCCGTGAGATCAACGAGTTCCATGAGCAGGCTCGTGTGGATCTGGGGGTGCAGGGCAGCGTGAAGGGCGAGAAGCATCCCGAGCGTGATCTCCTGCTTCCGCCTCAGAGCCGCGATAACGACAGCGCAGGCGCATGAGAAGCCGGCCTGAGTGGCCGGAGTGAGAGACTGCACCGAGGTGCGGATCTGTTTCGACGGGATCGGCCTTCGCGGGTCAGCTGTGGCCGACAGAGGGGACCGTGGCCATCCTCTGGCCAAGGTTCCACGGCCGAAACGATGAGCCGGTACGCTGTAGGCGCTCCGCCGCAGGTGGGCGGGGCGAGGGTGGGTTGCCCGAGCGGCCTAAGGGAACGGTCTTGAAAACCGTCGTGGCAGCGATGTCACCGTGGGTTCAAATCCCACACCCACCGCAGGTGAACGGCCCCTGACCAGGCGAATCGGTCGGGGGCCGTTCCCTTGCGGGCTGTTCGTCAACCACCGTGGTTCCCCGTCAGTTCCTGTCAGATCGGGCACGGCAGGGGCACGGGCACGTTGGCAGCAGTGGGAGTCCGTAGGATGGCGGACGGGGCGGAGCCGTAGCGCAGTGGTCGTCGCGCGCGGTCTCCAAAATCGCGAGGACGCCGGTTCGAATCCGGCCGGATCTGCCTTCCCGTCCGTCGTATTTGGCGTGTCTGCCGTGCGGTACCGGGCGCTCCGGCACGGCTTGGTTGTGTTGGGTACGCCTGTGGCACTGGGGCGGCGTGGGCCTTATAGCGCTTCGTCTCGGGCCAGGATCAGGCTGACCGAGCCCTCTTCGAGATTGATGCCGCCCTCAAGATGCTCGTGGTACCCGTCCCCGAGATCGGGATCTGCGAGCCCATGAGTCGCTCAGCCAGGTTCCGCAACCCTGCGGCATTGGCCGCGACGGTGATCTCCGTTGCTGAGCCGCACACCTTGATCCGGGGTTCATCCATGCGGTCACGCTGCGGCGAGCCTTCACCACCCATCTCAACCCACCACTCACCTCAGCTCACATCCGTCGCTTACATGAGCCTCCAGGCCACTTACCAGGACA
This sequence is a window from Streptomyces sp. NBC_01217. Protein-coding genes within it:
- a CDS encoding amidohydrolase family protein, with the translated sequence MISNESSTSDLPKVISVDDHVIEPAHLFETWLPRRHRDKGPKPFTAGIGELEYVGGKYRFTTDPAGQLTDWWEYEGLIFPYKRIIAAVGFSRDEMTLDGITREQMRRGCWDPKARLADMDLNHVEASLCFPTFPRFCGQTFSEAKDKEVGLACVRAYNDWMVEEWCGDSGGRLIPLCLIPLWDVELAVTEIRRNAARGVRAVTFSEIPTYLGLPSIHTGYWDPFFAACEETGTVVNMHIGSSSQMPAASPDAPPAVQASLSFNNAMASMMDFLFSGVLVKFPRLKLAYSEGQMGWIPYALERADDVWEEHRAWGGVKDLIPEPPSTYYYRQMFCCFFRDKHGIDSIETVGVNNATFETDYPHVDSTWPHTKEVAADHVGGLPEDVAYKLLRGNAIRMLDLPFDQDRRTPAAS
- a CDS encoding DoxX family protein, which gives rise to MQTIWLTEAEWFAILRIGLGLWWLESWRHKDKKDWFAGGGIRWASGIADKHRWPFVRRGFDLVVKPRPRLMAYIVAYAELALGLGLVVGFLTPIALTASLVLSLIYLVLMIHDWAEQGQNLMMALISAVGLFGASWRSWALDDTFGLFLQ